A single region of the Hemiscyllium ocellatum isolate sHemOce1 chromosome 21, sHemOce1.pat.X.cur, whole genome shotgun sequence genome encodes:
- the LOC132825793 gene encoding tubulin beta chain-like: MREIVHVQAGQCGNQIGAKFWEVISDEHGIDPTGTYHGDTDLQLERINVYYNEASGGKYVPRAILVDLEPGTMDSVRSGPFGQIFRPDNFVFGQSGAGNNWAKGHYTEGAELVDSVLDVVRKEAEGCDCLQGFQLTHSLGGGTGSGMGTLLISKIREEYPDRIMNTFSVVPSPKVSDTVVEPYNATLSVHQLVENTDETFCIDNEALYDICFRTLKLTTPTYGDLNHLVSATMSGVTTCLRFPGQLNADLRKLAVNMVPFPRLHFFIPGFAPLTSRGSQHYRALTVPELTQQMFDAKNMMAACDPRHGRYLTVAAIFRGRMSMKEVDEQMLNVQNKNSSYFVEWIPNNVKTAVCDIPPRGLKMSATFIGNSTAIQELFKRISEQFTAMFRRKAFLHWYTGEGMDEMEFTEAESNMNDLVSEYQQYQDATAEEEGEFEEDEEVA; the protein is encoded by the exons ATGAGGGAGATCGTGCACGTTCAGGCCGGCCAGTGCGGCAATCAGATCGGGGCCAAG TTTTGGGAAGTTATCAGTGATGAACATGGCATTGATCCCACTGGAACCTACCATGGTGACACTGACCTGCAGTTGGAGAGGATTAATGTCTACTATAATGAAGCTTCAG GTGGCAAATATGTTCCTCGTGCTATCCTTGTGGACCTGGAACCTGGTACTATGGACTCTGTACGTTCTGGGCCATTTGGTCAGATCTTCAGGCCAGATAACTTTGTGTTTG GGCAAAGTGGTGCTGGGAACAACTGGGCCAAAGGTCACTATACAGAAGGAGCTGAACTAGTTGACTCTGTTCTGGATGTGGTGaggaaggaggctgaggggtgtgaTTGCCTCCAGGGATTCCAGCTTACCCATTCACTGGGTGGTGGTACTGGCTCTGGCATGGGCACACTCCTCATTAGTAAAATCCGTGAAGAATACCCAGACAGAATCATGAATACCTTCAGCGTTGTGCCTTCACCAAAAGTGTCAGACACTGTAGTAGAGCCTTATAATGcaactctctctgtccatcaGCTTGTAGAGAACACAGATGAGACCTTCTGTATTGACAACGAGGCTCTGTATGACATCTGTTTCAGAACCCTCAAGCTCACAACTCCCACTTATGGTGACCTGAACCACCTTGTATCAGCCACCATGAGTGGTGTAACAACCTGTCTACGTTTCCCTGGTCAGCTCAACGCTGACCTGCGTAAACTAGCAGTGAACATGGTCCCCTTCCCCCGCCTGCACTTCTTCATCCCAGGTTTTGCTCCTCTGACAAGCCGTGGTAGCCAGCATTACCGTGCCCTGACAGTACCTGAGCTTACCCAACAGATGTTTGACGCCAAGAACATGATGGCAGCCTGTGACCCTCGACACGGCCGCTACCTGACCGTTGCTGCCATTTTCCGAGGTCGCATGTCCATGAAAGAGGTGGATGAACAGATGTTGAACGTCCAGAACAAAAACAGCAGCTATTTTGTTGAATGGATCCCCAATAATGTCAAGACTGCTGTCTGTGACATCCCACCCAGAGGCCTCAAGATGTCTGCCACCTTTATTGGCAACAGTACAGCCATCCAAGAGCTGTTTAAACGCATCTCTGAGCAGTTTACTGCCATGTTCAGGAGGAAAGCCTTCTTGCATTGGTACACTGGTGagggcatggatgagatggagttCACAGAAGCTGAGAGCAACATGAATGACCTGGTATCTGAGTACCAGCAATATCAGGATGCTACAGCTGAGGAAGAGGGTGAATTTGAGGAGGATGAAGAAGTTGCCTAA